The Chloroflexota bacterium genome contains a region encoding:
- the gatA gene encoding Asp-tRNA(Asn)/Glu-tRNA(Gln) amidotransferase subunit GatA, giving the protein MADDLFRLTVAEAGDALTAGDISSVDLTRSVLDRIDAVDARTGAYLLVTADAALAQAAAADVRRARGEAGPLLGIPLAIKDVLCTDGVTTTCASRILEGFVPPYDATVLARLKDAGAVLVGKTNMDEFAMGSSSENSGYHPVRNPWDLSRVPGGSSGGSAAAVAADECLAALGSDTGGSVRQPAALCGCVGLKPTYGRVSRYGLVAFASSLDQVGPLTKSVHDAAVLLAATAGHDPRDATSLPEPVPDFAAQLAGNVEGLRVGVAPEYFGEGIDAGVASAVEGAIAVLEANGAEIREITLPHTEYALPVYYVIAPSEASANLARYNGVKYGLSDPQAVDVDEMMATVRAQGFGAEVKRRIMLGTFALSSGYYDAYYLRAQKVRTLIKQDFDTAFESVDVIAAPTSPTTAFELGGRTADPLAMYRADVLTLPASLAGLPAISVPCGFVDGLPAGLQLIAPPLQEARLLRAADAYERLRPEAPAPRQAVEA; this is encoded by the coding sequence ATGGCTGACGATCTCTTCCGGCTCACCGTCGCCGAAGCGGGGGACGCGCTGACGGCCGGCGACATCTCCTCGGTCGATCTCACTCGCAGCGTGCTGGATCGAATCGACGCCGTCGACGCGCGCACCGGCGCCTACTTGCTCGTGACCGCCGACGCCGCGCTGGCACAGGCCGCGGCGGCCGATGTGCGACGCGCGCGCGGAGAGGCTGGTCCGCTGCTGGGCATCCCGCTGGCGATCAAGGACGTGCTCTGCACCGACGGAGTCACGACAACCTGCGCCTCGCGCATTCTCGAAGGCTTCGTACCGCCCTACGACGCCACGGTCCTTGCGCGCCTCAAGGACGCCGGCGCCGTGCTCGTGGGAAAGACGAACATGGATGAGTTCGCCATGGGGTCGTCGAGTGAGAATTCGGGCTATCACCCGGTGCGCAATCCGTGGGACCTGTCCAGGGTGCCGGGGGGATCGAGTGGCGGATCGGCGGCAGCGGTGGCCGCGGACGAATGCCTGGCCGCGCTTGGCTCGGACACCGGCGGCAGCGTGCGTCAGCCCGCCGCGCTGTGTGGGTGCGTGGGCCTCAAGCCGACCTACGGTCGCGTGTCGCGCTATGGGCTGGTGGCGTTCGCGTCCTCGCTCGATCAGGTCGGTCCACTCACGAAGTCGGTACATGACGCCGCCGTTCTCCTCGCGGCCACCGCCGGACACGACCCGCGCGACGCCACGTCGCTGCCGGAGCCGGTGCCGGACTTCGCGGCGCAGCTCGCCGGCAATGTCGAGGGACTTCGCGTGGGCGTGGCGCCGGAGTACTTCGGTGAGGGCATTGACGCGGGCGTGGCCTCGGCGGTTGAGGGCGCGATCGCCGTGCTGGAAGCCAACGGCGCGGAGATTCGTGAGATCACGCTGCCCCACACCGAGTACGCGCTGCCGGTCTACTACGTCATCGCTCCCTCCGAGGCGAGCGCGAACCTGGCCCGCTACAACGGCGTGAAATATGGGCTGTCCGACCCGCAGGCCGTCGACGTGGACGAGATGATGGCCACGGTGCGCGCCCAGGGCTTCGGCGCCGAAGTCAAGCGACGCATCATGCTCGGAACGTTTGCGCTCTCGTCCGGCTACTACGACGCCTATTACCTGCGCGCCCAGAAGGTGCGCACCCTCATCAAGCAGGATTTCGACACGGCCTTCGAGTCGGTGGACGTGATCGCCGCACCGACCTCGCCGACCACCGCGTTCGAGCTCGGCGGGCGAACCGCCGATCCGCTGGCGATGTACCGCGCCGACGTGCTCACGCTGCCCGCGTCGCTCGCGGGCCTGCCAGCCATCAGCGTGCCGTGCGGCTTCGTGGATGGATTGCCGGCGGGCCTGCAGCTCATCGCTCCGCCGCTGCAAGAGGCACGCCTGCTGCGCGCGGCGGACGCCTATGAACGACTTCGGCCAGAGGCCCCGGCGCCGCGGCAGGCGGTGGAGGCATGA
- the gatB gene encoding Asp-tRNA(Asn)/Glu-tRNA(Gln) amidotransferase subunit GatB → MTEQAGYRVVIGLETHVQLKTASKMFCRTSAAYASAPPNSLVCPVCLGMPGVLPVINAAAVDLTIMTGLALHSEIPPHAKFDRKNYAYPDLMKWYQISQYDLPLCVGGWLEIAATGETRRIRITRVHLEEDTAKLTHVVGDDGQPASLIDLNRSGVPLMEIVTEPDITSAEEAMAYGLKLRNILRWLGVSTANMQDGALRIDANVSVWPIGAEVGDTKVEVKNMNSFRALGLALDYEIERQIGLLERGERLEQETRGWDESAARTVSQRTKEYAHDYRYFPEPDLPPLEITRERVRRLRERMPELPDAFRQRLVAELGVAAADADELVEDRDLAAYTMDVIERHAGPAAEVVTWVLQDVRRLLNARELESQAIPISGAEMAELLALRAKGDLSSTMAGTVLEEIFATGKSLEEVVAARGRQISDTDALAEIAREVMAANPQAVADYHAGKDRAVQFLMGQVMRRTRGQANPGKVTELLRAELGRDSGE, encoded by the coding sequence ATGACGGAGCAAGCCGGCTATCGCGTGGTCATCGGACTTGAGACTCACGTGCAGCTCAAAACCGCCAGCAAGATGTTCTGCCGCACCAGCGCGGCCTATGCCTCCGCGCCGCCGAACTCCTTGGTGTGCCCCGTATGCCTTGGAATGCCCGGCGTTTTGCCGGTGATCAATGCGGCCGCGGTCGATCTCACGATCATGACGGGCCTCGCCCTGCACAGCGAGATTCCGCCGCACGCCAAGTTCGACCGGAAGAACTATGCCTATCCGGATTTGATGAAGTGGTATCAGATTTCGCAATACGATCTGCCGCTGTGCGTCGGCGGCTGGCTGGAGATTGCCGCGACCGGCGAGACCCGGCGCATCCGCATCACTCGCGTTCACCTGGAAGAGGACACCGCCAAGCTGACGCACGTGGTCGGCGATGACGGCCAGCCGGCGAGTTTGATCGACTTGAATCGCTCTGGCGTGCCGCTGATGGAGATCGTCACCGAACCGGACATCACGAGCGCCGAGGAGGCGATGGCCTACGGCCTCAAGCTGCGCAACATCCTGCGCTGGCTCGGCGTGTCGACGGCCAACATGCAAGACGGCGCGCTGCGGATCGACGCCAACGTGTCCGTGTGGCCGATCGGCGCCGAGGTCGGCGATACAAAGGTCGAGGTCAAGAACATGAACTCTTTCCGGGCGCTGGGCCTGGCGCTGGACTACGAGATCGAACGCCAGATCGGCCTGTTGGAGCGCGGCGAGCGGCTGGAGCAGGAAACACGGGGTTGGGACGAGAGCGCCGCCCGCACCGTTTCCCAGCGCACGAAGGAGTACGCCCACGACTATCGCTACTTTCCGGAGCCCGACCTGCCGCCGCTTGAGATCACGCGCGAGCGGGTGCGGCGTCTGAGGGAGCGAATGCCGGAGCTTCCCGATGCCTTTCGGCAGCGCCTTGTGGCGGAACTTGGCGTGGCTGCGGCGGACGCCGACGAGCTAGTCGAGGACCGTGACCTCGCCGCCTACACCATGGACGTCATCGAGCGCCATGCCGGACCGGCGGCGGAAGTCGTGACCTGGGTGCTGCAGGACGTGCGGCGGCTGCTCAACGCGCGGGAGCTGGAGTCTCAAGCCATCCCCATTTCCGGGGCCGAGATGGCGGAGCTGCTGGCGCTGAGAGCCAAGGGCGATCTCAGCAGCACGATGGCCGGCACGGTGCTCGAGGAGATATTCGCCACCGGAAAGTCATTGGAAGAGGTTGTGGCCGCGCGTGGCCGACAGATCAGCGATACCGATGCGTTGGCGGAAATCGCCCGCGAGGTCATGGCCGCCAACCCGCAAGCGGTTGCGGACTACCATGCGGGGAAGGACCGCGCGGTTCAATTTCTGATGGGCCAGGTCATGCGACGCACGCGAGGCCAGGCAAATCCGGGCAAGGTGACCGAGTTGCTGCGCGCGGAGCTGGGCCGTGACAGCGGCGAATGA